In Aspergillus chevalieri M1 DNA, chromosome 7, nearly complete sequence, the sequence CTCAAGCCGACATACGTGAATATGGTACGGGAGCATGCACCGTTGGCTTTGGTCATTCTTGCATACTACTGTGTGGTAATGCATTCTCTTCGTCATCACTGGTGTCTTGACGATTGGAGCGTCAGGGTCTCCAGAGCAATCTGGGTGGTGTTGGATGATACATGGAGGCCATTGGTTCGGTGGCCGATGACTGCTATTTTTGGACAGAGCTTTTCAAATGAAACGTGATTTCTTTGGTGGCCGCCTGTTTGATCCATTCTTAGTATTGACCAATTGGTGCTCGATGTTGAAAGATTGCGATTATATTTCATCCTTCTCTATACTGAAAATAAACGCCATGCCCGGGAATACAGCACAGAAAGCAAAACAGAGATGCAAGCAATATCAAACTATGCGCCAATGTCAATtttcatcatcaaccacGCTATCTATCTAAAGAGGCAACGAGGAAACCTCGCTGAGCTTCAATCCACCCCTCGTCGTCATCACCCGCCCCCGTCCCAGGAGACAGTTAATTTCACTCGGATGAATAATGATAAAGACCAACATCACAAGGAACATGAGTGTGGCATCAAATATATAGATAAACACTTCCGTCGAAAGGAGATAACCGTCATTCCCCTGGACATACTCGGCAACACGGAAAATCGACCGAATGAGAATTAATATACTCGTCGCATACAGGGCGTACAGGTGCTTCCTCCAGGGAACACAATCGGCCACGGACTCTGCGGTGGGGTGGGAGGTAATCCGGGCTTGGAAGACGATGGAACAGATCACaaagaagccgaagaagatgatTTGGACTATGAGACcgccgatgatgatgttgtttcCGGTGTCTTGAGAGCCTTTTGCCAAGATTCCAGCCCCTAGTATTGTTAgtgtttcttcttctccaaacAATGGCTATCCTCGTGCAGAGAGGAGCGACATACCTGATGCCTGCATCAAGAAACTGAGCACATCACCCGCCACAAAAATCTTGGTCATCCAGTTCACCCGAATCAAAGCAAACTTCTGTCCCTTGACCAGATAGATAATCCTCCCCAGCTCCATGTAAATACTAGCGGCGAAAAGCGCGGGTGCAACGAGTAACAGCGTGCTTTGCATAATGTACGGGCCAAGCGTCCAGTCCGGGGATTGTTGTGCGGACAGTGCTCGTCCTATGTAGCCGATGGTTTCGACTGTTTGGTCAGTATCATTGTATTCCAATAGAAAGTTGGAATAGAGGGAGAGTGGAGGGCGTACAGTATCCTCCGAGCACGAGGGGGGTGCAGAACCATGTCCGGGTTCGGAAGAGGTTGTAGGTATGGAGGGCAGTCACGACGATGTAtaggatgatgaagatgacggCTGCTGCCATGGACGGGTTGTATTCATAGGCCTTCCAGCCTCCGTGATCTGTTGACGACATGTTCGTGGTATGTATGGGATATAGGCGGAGTATAGTATGAAGGGTATATGGACTCGATGGTCAAGAGGAGCAATGTAGAGAATGGAATTAAATAGATAATAATTGAAATTCCTGCAGATGCAGACATCTTATATACATACACGTTCCCTCCTTTCCCTCGCTCGTTCTCAATTCTATTTTTTTCCATCTGCCAGAAACGAAACCCTGGATCTGCTACTGTTCGTATATCTCGTACCCATTTCCTAATGGGGTATGGATGGTGTTTCCAATACGGATCGGAGCCACCTCGGCCATTGGATAAGGATTTTATAGTTAAGAATAGCGTAAATTAAGGCTGTCGGAGAATCCCCGCTGCCTTATGGGTCTCGTATTCTAAACCCTCTTGGGTTAACTGTACAGAACTCGTACCCGTTTCCATATGTCAATGTTGCTCCGTGCGATATTTTTGAAATTCGCTGTCGATATACTGAAATAAACTCGGCCTTCTAGAATAATTGAAAAATTAAAGTTTTGCCTGTGTCCCCGTCTCCATATCGTTAAGCAAAACATATCGATACCGAGCCTTCCCAGCATGCATATCCTTCAATGCGACGTTAACGTCCTTCATAGCCCGTTTTTGGATCCACGGCAACACATGCTTCTCAGCGGCTAACTTAAGCATTGCCCTGATGTCCTCCGGTGACCCGATATTCGACCCAGTGATCTTAACACCCTTCTGGATCAACGAGAACGCCATAACAGGCGGTAATGGCTGCTCCGGTGCTCCCACCTGCACAAACACGCCGTCTGTCTTCAGCAAGCGCAGGTATCCAGATAATGGCATGTCCGGCGACGAGACCGTACAGATGATCACATCCAGCGAGCGGGAATGCGCGCGCGCCCATTTCGGTTCTTCATCTGTTGCGATGAAGGCATCTGCGCCTAGTCCCTCGAGCGTGTCCTTGCGCTTGCCCGACGTGCGCGAGATTCCAACCACTCGATCACAACCCAATGCTTTGGCAAACAAAACACCCAGATGACCAAGTCCCCCAATCCCGACAATTCCCACAGACTTCCCTGGCCCAGCACCGTACTTCCGCAACGGCGAGAACATGGTAACACCCGCGCACAGCAATGGTGCCGCCTCAGCAGACGGCAACGCATCAGGGATCTTAAACACGAAATGTGCCGGCCCGCGCCAATACTCCGCAAACCCCCCATACGACTTACTCCTCTCCTCATCGGGATACCGCCCGTTATACGTCCCCATGATCCTCGGACAGTAACTCTCCCGTCCATCAGTGCACGCCTCACACTCTGCTTTCAAGCATGAGCCACTCTGCGCGCCTACCCCGACCCGATCCCCGACTTTGATATCGCGGGATGCGGGCGAGGATGGCAGGGTTGGGACGTCCGCGCCGACGCGCGTGACTATGCCGATGATTTCATGGCCCACGACGCAGGGGTAGTCGGTGGGGCCCCAGCCGGAGCTGAGGGTGTGGATGTCTGTGCCGCAGATGCCGCAGCTGGAGACTTTGATTTCGATGTCGGTGGGGGTGAAGAGTTTGGGGGTGAAGGTTGTGTAGGTTAGGGGGTCTGTGGCGTTGTGGGCGACCCAGCCGTGGTAGGGTTTGGGTGGTGAGGACATGTTGTAGAGGCTTAGTAGCGTTGTGTTTGTGTGACTGCTCGTATAGCCAAGTAAGGATTGATATGAGACGAGACCTGGTTATCACGGGCTCTCGTCTATGCGCCGAGTGAGTATCGGATTGACGTGCGCGTTATAGTGGTAAAATTGCAATCGAGAAGCGCAATATGAATTAGAAGAGCGCAAGTCAAGAAACTTATATCGGCAAGAGAGACGACAATTGAAGAAGTGCAGAGATCAAATGGCGGAGACTTCCCTAACCGTAACCGGAAATGCCGAGGTTTGATGTCCATGTATCAATATCCTGTGAGAAGCAATTCAAGATCCAATTCGAATCGAACAATTCATTATCATAAAATATGTATGCCAGTAGTAATTTCCAATGCAAAGAGTGTATTTACATGCGCCACATCGTAAAAACTAGTATGTACAATCACACGATAAATGAATTTATTAAATGACACATAACACAGTCAGAAGAGCTGTTTAGCTCACTTTCGCGGGTGACGGCCGCCCCATTAGCTCGTCAAGTTCGTCGTTGGTTAGGGTACTACGTCGTCGGTCTCGGGCTTCTTTGCCAGTGCCTCGACTTCGCTTCCGGCTTTGGCTCTCTTTGCGGTCTTGCTCTGCTGCTCGGGCATCGTCTTCTGCCATGGCAAGTTTCTGTGACAAAGTTACTCGCCCGCGACTGGGAGGGTCCTGCTTGATTGTTTGTCAGATTCGCGGCTCTATTGTTGACATGGATTAAACTTGCTCACCTTTCGCGGAGCATTCGCTTCCACTCTTTTCTTCAATGCCCGCCGAGTCACAGTCTCTGATTTATGTGCTTTGACCTGCAAAGTCTCGTCTTCATTTACACAGGGAGAACCATTTAGCCCTGGCGTGAAAGAGACCTTCCGGGACCGGCCGGATTGTATGTTGTCGCTCCGCTCCTTAAGAGCACGACTCGATGCCCTTCGAGTCCTAGTCTCGCGCGTCCCAGTAGGCTTGGTCTCCTTCGACGGTGCACGCTGTTGGGAACTCTGTTTAGACTTgcgctctgcttcttcctcctcctcttctgcCTGCTGGTCTTCCAGAATGGGAGACTCCATGTTTATATCTGCATCATTTGTTGCTGATGCATGTGCGGAATCAATACTGAGGCCCAGACCCATCTTCAATTCTTCGGCCTGAACCGAGTCACCTCCGTCGGCAATCCGTGTATGCCACCCATCCATCATGGTCACCGCTTGTCTCCATCGGCTTTCCATCTTCTCCCAGCCTTCCCGGAGGCGGTTGATTTCCTCGTCGCGCACTTCAACTTCTTCGAGAGGCACAAATGAAGGATTGGTGAGTAGTGTCTGTAGGTGCTCTAGCATCATACCCATATGGGCTGAAAGTTCATCGCACGATGTCGGAAGGATAGTAACAGGGTCATGCGACGATTTCTGCGTCCCGCTGCTGGCCGTCCCACTTGGGTTTTCTTCGTCCTCGTGTGTTAGGCCTTGTAGATCTTTCAATGTCTGGACAGTGTTGCGTGCCAGCGCGATCAACATGTCGTTCTCGTCACTGAGAGTTTGGCACAGCTGCGTGAGGAACTCGTTCGTCTCTTGCTTCAAACTGTACCCAGGGTTGTTAATCCCTTCGCCGCCGGACAGAGTCTTCGATCTCGATGCGCGGTCGACTGTCGGATTGATGTTGATAGTCGTAACACCGAGTCCCTCTCGCTTCCCTCTCTGTCGCTCTGCCAGGTGCGACTTCAGCTTTTGTAACTCCAGGTCTCGTTTGCGAATGTCGTTCGCGCATTGTGCTCGGACTTGCTGAACGGTGGTCTTCATGCGTTGTACTTGCTCCTTCATGTTTCTGATAGTTGATTCTGCACTGGCGATATTCGTTCTGAGTGCGCGCTCCTGAGCCTCTGCGAGCGCTAGCGACCGGCTCATTTCGGACGTCTTTGTTCGGAGTTTGCCCTGCAGTAATGTCTTAGCTATTGAGCTCTGACCATAACCATacctttgttttctttgcgTACGATTTCTACTGATTGCTGCGATTCGTTCGCGCGGAGTGTCCGTATCGTCGTAGCGAGGTTTTCCCTATGGTCGGCTTCGCGCTGTAGGCTATCAGACTTTGACCATTGTGCTAGAAAAGCATGCGCAGCATCGCTATGACATACATCTCTTCTCAGAACCAAATCATTAACCAGGTTGATGACCCTGGCCATCGTCCCATCGACACCACCCTCATCGTTCTCCGGCTGAGCAAAGTCGATCGGGGTGCCTCCTTTTAAAAGACCCCTGGCGAGGAGGACATTATTGATATATGACGAGGCCGCATTCAAGTTGTGCTGCTCCATGGCTTGCCTGCAAGCTgcctctagttcttcccctgTATGgttagtactctgtacagagcCGTGTCGAGGTGGTCGTCGCTGTGTTGTCGGGTATGATGTATTTTCCGCATACCGAAAGGGGAAGAAGGTAAACACGGCCTGTTGTCCGGCCGCCCGCAGCCGCCACCCGCGCAGCTCCGCCAATGCAAAACCGTTGCCGGATGAACCACGCTATTGATCCTCTATCGCTCGTCAACGGGGCCACTGACCGGTAGAATGGCTTCGCGATCGCTTGATGGGTCCAGGGGTCTCAGCTCGGCCGGTAGAGACGTTGGAGATCGACGAACTGGTGGTGTCCCGCGTGGCGAAGGAGCCGTGTTGCTGCAACATGGTCGGAATCTATACCAACAGGGCGACTTTGCGGCGGCTGTTGAAGCCTTTACGGAGGTATACCTAGTCCTCTGTATCTCTGGCAGATTAGAAACTAAATAGGATAATGCAGGCGCTGAAAGATAGAGATTCGGACTTGTTGAGCATCCTGGATAGTCGAGCTGCTGCTTATAGTAAACTGGCGCAGCATGACCAAGCATTGCGAGATACCAAGCAAATGATAAAATGCGGTAAAAATGATGAAAGAGTGCGTGACTCACGTCGTCTGTGTCTATGCAGTGCTGATTGTGAAAGGGGTATTTGCGCTGTGCCAAAACCCTCCTGCTGAATGGCAAGCCGGACAAGGCACTCGAAGTCTACGCATACGGGCTGAAGACCTTACCTACAAGCCATCCACGGCGTCATGTGAGCTTTGCCTTAACTGCCCCAGTCTGAGTTTATGCCGACTAACTTGTATAGTTGGTAGAACAATTACATAACAAACTCCGGGATAAGATGTCTGCAAAGCTCTTGGACCCCTTCACTGTCCTTCCATTGGAAGTTGCTGTCATGATTCTTCAGCACTTCAACTTCAAACAAATTGTGTTAGTTGCTGTGTACTCGCATATGAGCATCTTGTTGATTAACTGCCTTTAGGGCCATCCTCCGCGTTTCGAAGAGATGGGATCAGTTCCTCACCTCGATGCGAAACACATGGCTGCGCATGGATCTATCAGAAGCCCGTGGCACTCGAGGGAGAGTCCATTGGACTTCAGTCCGTTCTTACATTCGACGCTCAAAGGGCATGCTGACACATGCCATCGTGAAGAACATATCCTCTCAATCTACGCAAAGAGTTTTGGAATTTATCAGTCGATGTCCGCATTTGGAGCATCTGGAGTTCTGGGACTCTCACGATCCTGCTGCATTCTACGGATTGATCAAGGGCTCGAAACGGTTGAAGACACTCGTAGTCTCTGCACATATGCCAATGGTACAGGAGCGAATCGTAGGGTTTCTTCACGGCATACCTCGTCTTGAACGAATAGAGATCCATAATGCCAAACCCTCTCCTGGAACAAAGATGGAATGGCCTCACAACCTGCCGAATCTGAAGAGTATCACACTTGGCTCAGAAGATGTGGAACCTGCTTCATTTGGGCCTGCGCTTTTCGTACCTCCTTTATATGTATGCCTGCCCTTTCCCTTGCCCTGCACGATGACTTGCTCATACCGACTAGAATCATAGGCTATCCCATGCCATCCCAAACCTAGAAGAGCTGCGACTAGACTGGTACGGACACGCACTTCAGCGCCCCCACGTCAATCTCATGTCAAAAGACTTTCCCCGCCTACGCAGATTAGACGTGAGCGGCCATTCCTTCTCGAACGCGGACGGCTATTTTCCACCTGATCTTGAATACCTCCGTATTCACGCATGTGTCGCTGACATAGATGTCGAATCCTTTCCCGGCCCTCATCTCGCAAATCTCAAGACCCTCGTGCTCAGCGATGTCAATTGGCTGCGTGCGCGAAATTTAAAGCAGCTCATTTCTAATACGGATGGATCCCTCCGTGCCCTCTGGCTAGATAGCTGTATGTGGGTGGGCAATGAGCTTAACGAAGTCATACAGGGCTATTTTGGCAATATCACGGAGCTTAGTCTCTCACGCGTTCCTAAAGTTGAGGATGCGCTGGTAGGCTATATTGTGGCGTTTATGCCGGATCTCAAGGTTCTCCATCTTTCATACACTGATATAAGCGGTCGAGCGATTAAAATGCTTGCGGATGCTCGTGTGACTGGTGATGagaagaggacgagggtCGATCGCTTGTACGTCAAAGGTTGTGAAGGTGTTTCTTCGGATGCAGTTGCTTACGGAAGGGCGCGGGGGATTGAGGTTTTCACTTAATTAATATCTATCCCTAAAGGATATATAGAACTGGGAGTCTGCATCTTGCCCGTGGAGGTTTTTGGTCTGGACCATAATGTCTATACGCGTAATAATGACAGCTCATAGCTAATAGAAGTGACTTGCACCAAAGAACATAGACGCATAAGCACAGCCATGTCAGATACCAGTCTAAACACCCCTCTCCTTACACCACCGCTCAACCTCCTTGGCCAACTTCTCCCTCTGATCACGGACCTGTTCCATCATCGGCCCAACTTGCTTGCTGTAAGACTCGTACGATCCGTTCTGCGCATGCCCATTCTTCTCCCCGTTGGACTTGAGAGCGGGAGCAAGATACTCGTCGTAGATGGAGATCATCAAATCCATGACCGCAGACAACTGGTTCGGAAGCCACTGTCCTTGTCAGCACCTTCCACAACCCCAATAAGAAGAGCAAACATACCGTAACAATCGGACTCCCACCCGTGGCAGTAGGATGCGGCGTCCTACGAATAATATACTCCCGCGCAAACAACCAATGGCGCCAGCGGAAGCTCCTCACATGGTCCAGCGTCTTCAGAAGAAGGATCGCAGTCTCGACATCCTTGACCGCATATTCACGGACGTTCACTTCCGCTGCTTTGGCGTTGATGTAGGCGAGGAATTCCCGGTGAGGGAGAGGGCGGTAGGCGCGGAATTCGTGGAGGATTTTGGTAAGTGGGGTTGAGGGCATGGGGATTTGGCAGAGGTGGTCCAGGAGGGGAATCTTTTTGTTGTTAGTACAATTGATGTTGATGTGGACGAAAGGAGGAGGACTTACCATGCTGTCGTTGGCACCGCTCTCACCACGGAAGTAGAGAGGCTTGTTGTCTAGGACGCCGTCGTACACTACACCATTCGGGAACATAGATTGATTTGTGATGCCGAAAATGAAGACACGGAAGGAGAGGTATTCATGAGGCTTGGAGTTACCCCACATATCTGTAGATATTTAGTTAGCAACTACTACAAAATCTGTATCAGAATGGAAGGGCAAGGTAACTTACCCTCCATGCATGCTTCAATCTTCTCCATTGCTATGAGGATCTCCCTAAACCCATCATTGATCTCCGAGCGAGGACCGCCTTTCTCCAGCGCGTCAACAACCCGAACAGCACCACTGATCAAGCTACCCGACTCCTTGACCATATCGACGTGAGTTAGGATGAAGCCTGCCTCGGAGCTCTTAGGGTCAAGACCACCTTCGAAGGCCCGGACTAGACGGAGGTTAGGGTACGTCAAGCCCTTGGATGGTTCGGCAAGGTGGTAGTTGAAGAGGGAGTAAGCGGCAGCATAGGACATGAAGGGTGGGATGTCCAGTCTACACACTTAGTATATAGAAGTAAAAGACGTAAGAGGGATAGGGAACGTACAGCTGAGCACAATGATACATAGGACGGGCCACAGCCTTAGGCAACACGTCTCTCCCTAGACCATAACCACCATCTGGGTTCTTGCGCCAGTTCTCCCAGCAAGGCTCAAGCAAGTAAGACGATGCCAGGAAGGAGTAGTCCCTGAACAGGGCCGTGATGGTATACAAGTCCGGGAGACCATCAGCAGTGACCAACTTGTCCACCTCGTCGGTCAGATCAGGCAACTCGGACTCGACCACTGGACCTAGTTCGTAGGTGGCCAACAAACCCGGAGTACCGTCTTCCCTGACGACGGACATACGGTCCAGGATGGACATCAGAGGCTGGAAGACTTCAGGTAGGGTGGTAGGTGAGGTCTGGTAGGGCAGGAAACCAGTagaggtggtgatggtgaaggGGTCTAGGGAATGGGGGATGGTAGAAGGGTCATCATGGATGTGAGGGAAGCGCTTCAAGGTAGTAGAAGTTGGGGTCACCTTAGGCATCGTCATGATGGAAGGAAAGGGAATATGGTAGATGGAAGTATGAAGAATAGGACAAGAACGAACGCTCGGAAAGGCACGAgaaaaaataagaaaaatTCTCAGCGAGGCTGCTTGTAGTTTAGGGGCCTGGGAATCAGCACAGAGATTGAGATTTGGGCGGGAAAGGAGGCCCTTCTTATAATATCCTGAGGCCGGTATCAATTCCGGCCTTGGGGGGCACATTATGAAAGAGATAGAAGGACTGCGAGGATATGCCTGTTCTGGTCTAGAGGTTGTCTTCTCATAAGCTGCGATTGCACTGAAAGCGATTATTCACTCTCCCTGCTGTTCTAGACGACATCATGAAGCCATATTCAGACACCTATACTCGGACTTGGCAGGGCATGACAGCATCACGGGACACGCTAATCCCAATGCAGCAGGGTTCCAAAAGGACCCGAGATGCTATGTGGCAAATAATATAGCGGCCTGATCATTCCGAAGATCAGTCAGGGCATTTCATTGTCATTGTATGTGATTCGGACTTTTGTATGCTTCATATTGCCAAGACTCCATAAGCTTCGTTAGCGCCGGAGGCCGGAATTGAACCGGCCTCCGATAATAGCCGTGATAAGCAAAGTATGACAACAGCCTCTGTAACAGGATAGCCTTATCAGGTGCACTGTACGTTGCTGTCGATGTAGGGCTAGACAACAGGCAGCTTCTGTTGTCGATGTTCAGATACGAAGTAGAGCCTTGAGCCCTGAGATGAACCGTAGACATCGCTGTGCAAGGGTCAGTCTCATCAGTCCTATAAAGAATGTtcggtacggagtacacggAAAGAAAATAGAATTTTTCCCCTCCATATTTCTAGGTGCTGGGTATTCCGATATTGATTTCGTAGGAGAGAGTTGATTTGTATTGTACAGATGGGTATAATATACACGCATGCTCATGACTGTTCGTATACAGTTCGCTTTTTGTTCTAGGTATGGTACTGCAGGATGTTAGTAAATTCCGTATACAGGGTACACCAAGGACATAACAGCAACGTGGTTCAACTCACCTTGTACAAGGTCCAAGACCGACATGTCACCTCTTGTCCCGCAGCAAAGAAGTCCGTATCACCACCAACGTTATGTACCCTGGCCAGCACTATTCTGCCCTGCCCCTGGGTCGTCCATACTAGGAGAGACCGTCTGGACTTTGAGGTATTGTTCTTGTAGGGCCTTTTGCATCGCGAAATCAGCTTCTCGCTCTTGTCGAATTCGTTGCTTTTCCATGT encodes:
- a CDS encoding RTA1 domain-containing protein (COG:S;~EggNog:ENOG410PN5J;~InterPro:IPR007568;~PFAM:PF04479;~TransMembrane:7 (o20-40i47-67o79-99i120-142o154-178i199-218o233-253i);~go_component: GO:0016021 - integral component of membrane [Evidence IEA]); its protein translation is MSSTDHGGWKAYEYNPSMAAAVIFIILYIVVTALHTYNLFRTRTWFCTPLVLGGYFETIGYIGRALSAQQSPDWTLGPYIMQSTLLLVAPALFAASIYMELGRIIYLVKGQKFALIRVNWMTKIFVAGDVLSFLMQASGAGILAKGSQDTGNNIIIGGLIVQIIFFGFFVICSIVFQARITSHPTAESVADCVPWRKHLYALYATSILILIRSIFRVAEYVQGNDGYLLSTEVFIYIFDATLMFLVMLVFIIIHPSEINCLLGRGRVMTTRGGLKLSEVSSLPL
- a CDS encoding NAD(P)-dependent alcohol dehydrogenase (COG:Q;~EggNog:ENOG410PJ3Q;~InterPro:IPR013154,IPR013149,IPR002328,IPR036291, IPR011032,IPR020843;~PFAM:PF00107,PF08240;~go_function: GO:0008270 - zinc ion binding [Evidence IEA];~go_function: GO:0016491 - oxidoreductase activity [Evidence IEA];~go_process: GO:0055114 - oxidation-reduction process [Evidence IEA]) → MSSPPKPYHGWVAHNATDPLTYTTFTPKLFTPTDIEIKVSSCGICGTDIHTLSSGWGPTDYPCVVGHEIIGIVTRVGADVPTLPSSPASRDIKVGDRVGVGAQSGSCLKAECEACTDGRESYCPRIMGTYNGRYPDEERSKSYGGFAEYWRGPAHFVFKIPDALPSAEAAPLLCAGVTMFSPLRKYGAGPGKSVGIVGIGGLGHLGVLFAKALGCDRVVGISRTSGKRKDTLEGLGADAFIATDEEPKWARAHSRSLDVIICTVSSPDMPLSGYLRLLKTDGVFVQVGAPEQPLPPVMAFSLIQKGVKITGSNIGSPEDIRAMLKLAAEKHVLPWIQKRAMKDVNVALKDMHAGKARYRYVLLNDMETGTQAKL
- a CDS encoding uncharacterized protein (COG:S;~EggNog:ENOG410PFHP;~InterPro:IPR021622;~PFAM:PF11559), with product MEQHNLNAASSYINNVLLARGLLKGGTPIDFAQPENDEGGVDGTMARVINLVNDLVLRRDREADHRENLATTIRTLRANESQQSVEIGKLRTKTSEMSRSLALAEAQERALRTNIASAESTIRNMKEQVQRMKTTVQQVRAQCANDIRKRDLELQKLKSHLAERQRGKREGLGVTTININPTVDRASRSKTLSGGEGINNPGYSLKQETNEFLTQLCQTLSDENDMLIALARNTVQTLKDLQGLTHEDEENPSGTASSGTQKSSHDPVTILPTSCDELSAHMGMMLEHLQTLLTNPSFVPLEEVEVRDEEINRLREGWEKMESRWRQAVTMMDGWHTRIADGGDSVQAEELKMGLGLSIDSAHASATNDADINMESPILEDQQAEEEEEEAERKSKQSSQQRAPSKETKPTGTRETRTRRASSRALKERSDNIQSGRSRKVSFTPGLNGSPCVNEDETLQVKAHKSETVTRRALKKRVEANAPRKQDPPSRGRVTLSQKLAMAEDDARAAEQDRKESQSRKRSRGTGKEARDRRRSTLTNDELDELMGRPSPAKVS
- a CDS encoding Leucine Rich Repeat domain protein (COG:S;~EggNog:ENOG410PR1Y;~InterPro:IPR011990,IPR001810,IPR019734,IPR036047, IPR032675,IPR013026;~PFAM:PF00646;~go_function: GO:0005515 - protein binding [Evidence IEA]), whose protein sequence is MASRSLDGSRGLSSAGRDVGDRRTGGVPRGEGAVLLQHGRNLYQQGDFAAAVEAFTEALKDRDSDLLSILDSRAAAYSKLAQHDQALRDTKQMIKCGKNDERGYLRCAKTLLLNGKPDKALEVYAYGLKTLPTSHPRRHLVEQLHNKLRDKMSAKLLDPFTVLPLEVAVMILQHFNFKQIVAILRVSKRWDQFLTSMRNTWLRMDLSEARGTRGRVHWTSVRSYIRRSKGMLTHAIVKNISSQSTQRVLEFISRCPHLEHLEFWDSHDPAAFYGLIKGSKRLKTLVVSAHMPMVQERIVGFLHGIPRLERIEIHNAKPSPGTKMEWPHNLPNLKSITLGSEDVEPASFGPALFVPPLYNHRLSHAIPNLEELRLDWYGHALQRPHVNLMSKDFPRLRRLDVSGHSFSNADGYFPPDLEYLRIHACVADIDVESFPGPHLANLKTLVLSDVNWLRARNLKQLISNTDGSLRALWLDSCMWVGNELNEVIQGYFGNITELSLSRVPKVEDALVGYIVAFMPDLKVLHLSYTDISGRAIKMLADARVTGDEKRTRVDRLYVKGCEGVSSDAVAYGRARGIEVFT
- a CDS encoding indoleamine 2,3-dioxygenase family protein (COG:E;~EggNog:ENOG410PJTQ;~InterPro:IPR037217,IPR000898;~PFAM:PF01231;~go_function: GO:0020037 - heme binding [Evidence IEA];~go_function: GO:0046872 - metal ion binding [Evidence IEA];~go_process: GO:0019441 - tryptophan catabolic process to kynurenine [Evidence IEA]), with the protein product MTMPKVTPTSTTLKRFPHIHDDPSTIPHSLDPFTITTSTGFLPYQTSPTTLPEVFQPLMSILDRMSVVREDGTPGLLATYELGPVVESELPDLTDEVDKLVTADGLPDLYTITALFRDYSFLASSYLLEPCWENWRKNPDGGYGLGRDVLPKAVARPMYHCAQLLDIPPFMSYAAAYSLFNYHLAEPSKGLTYPNLRLVRAFEGGLDPKSSEAGFILTHVDMVKESGSLISGAVRVVDALEKGGPRSEINDGFREILIAMEKIEACMEDMWGNSKPHEYLSFRVFIFGITNQSMFPNGVVYDGVLDNKPLYFRGESGANDSMIPLLDHLCQIPMPSTPLTKILHEFRAYRPLPHREFLAYINAKAAEVNVREYAVKDVETAILLLKTLDHVRSFRWRHWLFAREYIIRRTPHPTATGGSPIVTWLPNQLSAVMDLMISIYDEYLAPALKSNGEKNGHAQNGSYESYSKQVGPMMEQVRDQREKLAKEVERWCKERGV
- a CDS encoding protein PET117 (BUSCO:EOG09265K5D;~COG:S;~EggNog:ENOG410PSHG;~InterPro:IPR031568;~PFAM:PF15786;~TransMembrane:1 (i7-26o)) translates to MSKASKATLAMTGLGTAGIVWFVHWAQEQERAAMHKGVERDMEKQRIRQEREADFAMQKALQEQYLKVQTVSPSMDDPGAGQNSAGQGT